A single window of Halobacillus naozhouensis DNA harbors:
- a CDS encoding DUF5392 family protein, with the protein MKLIKTDMPGFINREMEQLQKTVSPFMKKVSNYTLVSLPFIAISLINLVYLLVGAQGEVSLFTLGFYALLGAIGLALSKEAKFQKKEMAKRSRDYIIERIHKSEVMSEDSKKEYVSLIKGQPFHTMNYFIKFLEEENRESRIQAY; encoded by the coding sequence ATGAAGCTTATCAAGACAGATATGCCAGGTTTCATCAATAGGGAAATGGAACAGCTGCAGAAAACCGTGTCGCCTTTCATGAAGAAAGTATCTAACTATACATTGGTTTCATTGCCGTTCATTGCGATTTCCCTCATTAATCTCGTTTATTTATTAGTTGGTGCTCAGGGAGAAGTCTCACTGTTTACTCTCGGATTTTACGCACTGCTTGGTGCTATTGGTCTAGCACTATCGAAAGAAGCCAAGTTTCAAAAAAAAGAAATGGCCAAACGAAGCAGGGACTATATCATCGAGCGTATTCATAAGAGTGAAGTGATGTCTGAGGACAGTAAAAAGGAATACGTGTCTCTCATTAAAGGCCAGCCTTTCCACACAATGAACTATTTCATCAAGTTTCTGGAAGAGGAAAATCGAGAAAGCAGAATACAGGCCTATTAG
- a CDS encoding beta-glucoside-specific PTS transporter subunit IIABC, giving the protein MSEKVRDYPKLAKEILDTVGGEENVLKVQRCATRLRIVLKRSKPKAKEEVSSMPGVITVVENNGQFQVVIGQHVGEVYEEFSSLVNMDTSEGESENKGTILNRVIATMSAVFAPFIYILAAAGILQGLLILINLFSDRFVETGTYQVLSFISWAPFVFLPIFIALTASKHFKANTYIAVACCAALVSPTWAEMAAKIAEGGSITFLGIGLSETVYTSSVLPPLFLVWILSYLEKFLNKNMNEVIRPLFVPFLCMIIMVPLTILLIGPASTIGANGIADGYNFLAENAPAVAGAIIGGLWQILVIFGVHWGVTPMVLANFDLYGRDSFQAYQTIAVISQIGAVLGVFLKAKSQEIRKVSASAGITGIFGITEPSIYGVTLRFKKPFIFGCISGAVGAIAASFFNPYYFAYAGLPGPLTIVNGIDADYPMSIWGILLGVAIAIILPVILIQIFGYGEDTAKKAGSENLVEEQGQKATEFQQNQFELNEETITAPLSGKVMPLSEVPDEVFSSGAMGKGVAIEPSDNKLYAPFDGTVVMVAHTKHAIGLRSEDGVELLVHIGLDTVKLDGEPFTLHVEDGEKFNQGDVLAEFDKELIQNEGLKTITPIIITNSGDYEEIIIEKRDDSALNEKLMTVVK; this is encoded by the coding sequence ATGTCAGAAAAAGTTAGAGATTATCCCAAACTAGCGAAAGAGATTCTAGACACTGTTGGTGGAGAAGAGAATGTTCTGAAAGTCCAAAGATGTGCAACTAGACTTAGAATCGTGCTTAAGCGTTCTAAACCAAAAGCCAAAGAAGAAGTATCATCCATGCCTGGAGTTATTACAGTCGTAGAAAATAATGGTCAATTTCAGGTGGTTATTGGTCAGCATGTAGGAGAAGTCTATGAAGAATTTTCGAGTTTAGTAAACATGGATACATCAGAGGGAGAAAGCGAAAACAAAGGAACGATCCTAAACCGTGTTATTGCAACGATGTCAGCCGTCTTTGCACCGTTTATTTACATTTTAGCTGCAGCTGGTATTTTACAAGGTTTATTAATATTGATTAATTTATTCTCTGATCGTTTTGTAGAAACGGGAACCTACCAAGTTTTAAGTTTTATCTCATGGGCGCCATTTGTCTTTTTACCCATTTTTATCGCACTTACAGCATCAAAACACTTTAAAGCAAACACGTATATAGCAGTAGCCTGTTGTGCCGCATTAGTTAGCCCGACATGGGCAGAAATGGCGGCAAAAATTGCAGAAGGTGGCAGCATTACGTTCTTAGGTATTGGATTATCCGAAACCGTATACACCTCTTCGGTTTTGCCACCACTATTTTTAGTGTGGATCTTGTCTTACCTTGAAAAGTTTTTAAACAAGAATATGAATGAAGTGATCCGACCGTTATTTGTCCCATTTTTATGTATGATCATCATGGTACCTTTAACGATTCTATTAATTGGGCCTGCTTCAACTATAGGAGCAAATGGAATTGCAGATGGTTATAACTTCTTAGCAGAAAACGCACCCGCTGTAGCTGGAGCTATTATTGGCGGGTTATGGCAAATTCTCGTTATTTTTGGCGTACATTGGGGAGTTACCCCTATGGTGTTAGCGAATTTCGATCTATACGGCCGAGATTCTTTCCAGGCCTACCAAACAATTGCCGTTATTTCACAAATTGGTGCCGTGTTGGGTGTTTTTCTTAAGGCAAAAAGTCAGGAAATACGAAAAGTCAGTGCTTCAGCCGGGATAACTGGAATATTTGGCATAACTGAGCCATCAATTTACGGGGTGACGTTACGATTTAAGAAACCGTTTATATTTGGCTGTATTTCAGGGGCGGTTGGTGCCATCGCCGCAAGTTTCTTTAATCCTTATTACTTTGCTTATGCAGGATTGCCAGGCCCTCTAACCATTGTAAATGGGATAGATGCCGACTACCCCATGTCCATATGGGGGATCTTATTAGGTGTTGCCATTGCAATTATCCTCCCTGTCATTTTAATTCAAATCTTCGGATATGGTGAAGATACAGCGAAAAAAGCAGGTAGTGAAAACTTAGTAGAAGAGCAGGGCCAAAAGGCAACTGAATTCCAGCAAAACCAGTTTGAACTTAATGAAGAAACCATTACTGCCCCACTTAGCGGGAAGGTAATGCCGCTTTCAGAGGTTCCGGATGAAGTATTTAGTTCAGGAGCTATGGGTAAGGGGGTAGCCATAGAGCCATCAGACAATAAATTATATGCCCCATTTGATGGAACGGTCGTTATGGTTGCACATACCAAACATGCAATCGGTTTACGTTCAGAAGATGGTGTTGAGTTACTTGTGCATATTGGACTAGATACAGTTAAATTAGATGGAGAACCTTTTACTTTACATGTAGAAGATGGCGAAAAATTCAATCAAGGTGATGTATTAGCCGAATTTGATAAAGAATTGATCCAAAATGAAGGATTAAAAACCATTACCCCTATTATCATAACGAATTCAGGTGATTATGAAGAAATTATCATCGAAAAGCGTGATGATAGTGCATTAAACGAGAAATTGATGACAGTAGTAAAATAA
- the bglA gene encoding 6-phospho-beta-glucosidase BglA yields MSKMPKDFLWGGALAAHQFEGGWNQGGKGPSVVDVMTAGAHGVPRKITETIEENEFYPNHEAIDFYSNYKEDIALFSEMGLKCLRTSIGWTRIFPKGDESEPNEEGLQFYDDVFDELLKHGIEPVITLSHFEMPLHLAREYGGFRNRKVVDFFARFAEVCFNRYKNKVKYWMTFNEINNKMDVNNPIFLWTNSGVVVKEGESAKEVMYQAGHHELLASALAVAKGKEINPAFQIGAMVSHVPIYPYSSKPEDVMLAEEVMRQRYFFPDVQVRGYYPTYALKEFEREGYQIKFEDGDAEILKNGTVDYLGFSYYMSTTVKSDIENDNTGDIVNGGLPNGVENPYIKSSDWGWAIDPTGLRYTLNRFYDRYQIPLFIVENGFGAVDTLEEDGSIHDSQRIEYLKSHIEALEKAVTYDGVDLMGYTPWGIIDIVSFTTGEMKKRYGMIHVDRDNEGNGSMKRSKKDSFEWYKKVIQTNGEEL; encoded by the coding sequence ATGAGTAAGATGCCAAAAGATTTTCTATGGGGCGGTGCTTTAGCTGCCCATCAATTCGAAGGTGGATGGAATCAAGGCGGAAAAGGACCAAGCGTAGTAGATGTCATGACAGCGGGTGCCCATGGCGTTCCTAGAAAGATAACAGAAACGATTGAAGAAAATGAGTTCTATCCGAACCATGAAGCGATTGATTTCTATAGTAACTATAAAGAGGATATCGCCTTATTCTCTGAAATGGGATTAAAATGTTTAAGAACCTCAATCGGATGGACTAGAATTTTTCCAAAAGGTGATGAATCGGAGCCTAACGAAGAGGGATTACAATTCTATGATGATGTATTTGATGAATTACTGAAGCATGGAATCGAACCTGTCATTACCCTATCGCACTTTGAAATGCCATTACATTTGGCAAGAGAATATGGCGGATTCAGAAATAGAAAGGTAGTAGACTTTTTCGCTAGATTCGCAGAGGTTTGTTTTAACCGCTATAAAAATAAAGTGAAATACTGGATGACGTTTAATGAAATCAATAACAAAATGGATGTGAACAACCCGATATTTTTATGGACAAACTCTGGTGTTGTGGTAAAAGAAGGCGAAAGCGCTAAAGAAGTCATGTATCAAGCGGGACACCATGAATTACTTGCAAGTGCTTTAGCCGTAGCAAAAGGAAAAGAAATTAACCCAGCGTTCCAAATTGGAGCAATGGTTTCACACGTACCTATTTACCCTTATTCATCAAAACCAGAAGATGTCATGTTAGCTGAAGAAGTCATGAGACAACGATACTTCTTCCCTGATGTACAAGTTCGCGGATATTACCCAACCTATGCTTTAAAAGAATTTGAAAGAGAAGGATATCAGATCAAGTTCGAAGACGGGGATGCAGAAATCTTAAAAAATGGTACGGTGGATTATTTAGGCTTCAGTTACTACATGTCTACAACCGTTAAAAGTGATATAGAAAATGATAATACCGGAGATATCGTTAATGGTGGATTACCAAATGGTGTAGAAAATCCATACATTAAATCTAGTGATTGGGGTTGGGCGATTGATCCTACTGGATTGAGGTATACCTTAAATCGTTTCTATGATCGATACCAAATCCCATTATTTATCGTAGAAAACGGATTTGGGGCTGTCGACACTTTAGAAGAGGATGGTTCCATCCATGACTCCCAAAGAATCGAATATTTAAAGTCTCATATTGAAGCATTAGAAAAAGCCGTAACGTACGATGGTGTCGATTTAATGGGTTATACGCCGTGGGGAATCATAGATATCGTGTCCTTTACAACGGGTGAAATGAAAAAACGTTATGGAATGATCCATGTAGACCGTGATAATGAAGGAAATGGATCAATGAAGCGATCTAAGAAAGATTCATTTGAGTGGTATAAAAAAGTCATTCAAACGAATGGTGAGGAATTGTAA
- a CDS encoding endonuclease/exonuclease/phosphatase family protein produces the protein MRKVWNVFMLLPVLFLMVGSLLSSPLEAFASEKSSQAAETELRVMTFNLRYLNDSDPSPHTWEERRPTVRQVIRKEQPDIIGTQEAVYQQVRQVGTDLSNYKWIGLGREGGSKGEFMAVYYNENRFTPLEYDHYWLSDTPHIVGSTSWGNTIPRMVTWVKFHDTKTDQSFYFVNTHFDHISEEAREKSAALINEKVKEFGSELPVILTGDFNASPDSKPHEILTKEGPFVDTWTAADIRINEHLGTFNGFNDPTGGGPDKRIDWILSTENVTTQSTEIVNYRKNGQYPSDHYPVISDLTLQY, from the coding sequence TTGAGGAAAGTATGGAATGTTTTTATGTTGCTGCCCGTTTTATTTTTGATGGTGGGCAGCTTACTGTCCAGTCCCTTAGAGGCTTTTGCTTCTGAAAAAAGTAGTCAAGCTGCTGAAACAGAGTTAAGGGTGATGACGTTCAATTTAAGATATTTAAATGATAGTGATCCCTCTCCCCATACGTGGGAAGAAAGGCGTCCGACTGTGCGTCAGGTAATCAGAAAGGAACAACCTGATATCATTGGAACGCAAGAGGCTGTCTATCAACAGGTTAGACAGGTTGGTACCGATTTATCGAACTATAAATGGATTGGGTTAGGCAGAGAGGGAGGAAGCAAAGGAGAATTCATGGCGGTGTACTATAATGAGAACCGCTTTACGCCACTGGAATATGACCATTATTGGCTATCAGATACTCCACATATTGTTGGCTCGACTTCTTGGGGAAATACGATTCCACGGATGGTCACGTGGGTCAAATTTCATGATACCAAAACAGATCAGTCATTTTATTTTGTCAACACACACTTTGACCACATATCTGAGGAAGCGAGAGAGAAGAGTGCAGCTTTAATCAATGAAAAAGTAAAAGAGTTTGGCTCTGAGCTGCCTGTTATCTTAACGGGAGATTTTAATGCCAGTCCTGATAGTAAGCCTCACGAAATCCTTACAAAAGAGGGGCCATTTGTAGATACTTGGACTGCAGCAGATATAAGAATTAACGAACACCTCGGTACATTTAACGGATTCAATGATCCTACTGGCGGAGGACCGGACAAACGGATTGACTGGATTTTATCAACTGAGAATGTAACAACACAGTCTACCGAAATTGTAAACTACCGAAAAAATGGCCAGTATCCTAGTGATCACTACCCAGTTATTTCAGATCTGACTCTACAATACTAG
- a CDS encoding CoA-acylating methylmalonate-semialdehyde dehydrogenase, which translates to MTQTKVKSIQNYVGGKWVTPKSDQTEDVINPATGEVIARVPISSDEDVEHAVEAAAEAFETWKEVAVPKRARILFKYQQLLVDHWDELAELITVENGKSFKEAYGEVQRGIECVEFAAGAPTLTMGSQLPSIASGLESGVYRYPIGVVGGITPFNFPMMVPAWMFPLAIVTGNTFVLKPSERTPLLANRLAELFEEAGLPEGVLNIVHGAHEVVNGLLDHQKVAAISFVGSQPVAEYVYKRGTQNLKRVQALSGAKNHSIVLRDANIENAVDQIISAAFGSAGERCMACSVVAVENAVADELVEGLVRKANGIKIGNGLDEDVFLGPVIRDQHKERTLQYIETGENEGAKLVRDGREDQNIPNQGYFVGPTIFDEVTSEMKIWQDEIFAPVLSISRVENLEEAVQLTNQSRFANGACLFTNDGGRVRTFRETIDAGMLGVNIGVPAPMAFFPFSGWKDSFYGDLHVNGQDGVEFYTRKKVMTTRWV; encoded by the coding sequence TTGACTCAAACAAAAGTAAAGTCAATTCAAAATTATGTGGGTGGAAAGTGGGTGACACCGAAGTCGGATCAAACGGAGGACGTGATCAATCCCGCTACAGGGGAAGTTATCGCCCGTGTGCCGATTTCGTCAGACGAGGACGTCGAGCATGCCGTAGAAGCAGCAGCTGAAGCCTTTGAAACATGGAAAGAGGTAGCCGTTCCAAAGCGGGCTCGCATTCTATTTAAGTATCAGCAATTGCTCGTAGACCATTGGGATGAGCTGGCCGAACTGATTACTGTGGAAAATGGAAAAAGCTTCAAAGAGGCATACGGGGAAGTGCAGCGCGGGATTGAATGTGTGGAGTTTGCTGCTGGGGCTCCAACATTGACGATGGGCTCGCAACTGCCATCGATTGCCTCAGGGCTTGAGTCCGGCGTTTACCGCTATCCTATTGGCGTAGTGGGTGGAATTACACCATTTAATTTTCCAATGATGGTTCCAGCCTGGATGTTTCCGCTGGCGATTGTGACAGGAAATACATTTGTGTTAAAGCCGTCGGAACGTACTCCGTTACTGGCGAATCGCCTGGCGGAATTGTTTGAGGAGGCTGGACTGCCTGAAGGGGTTCTGAACATTGTTCATGGCGCCCATGAGGTCGTCAATGGCTTATTAGACCATCAAAAAGTTGCGGCCATTTCTTTTGTAGGTTCTCAGCCTGTTGCTGAGTATGTATACAAACGAGGGACTCAAAATCTAAAACGTGTACAGGCTCTATCTGGTGCGAAAAACCATTCCATCGTGTTGCGTGATGCTAATATCGAAAATGCAGTCGACCAAATTATATCGGCGGCCTTCGGGTCAGCAGGTGAACGGTGTATGGCCTGTTCAGTTGTAGCTGTTGAGAATGCGGTTGCTGATGAACTGGTCGAAGGTCTTGTTCGCAAAGCCAATGGCATTAAAATCGGCAATGGATTAGACGAGGACGTTTTCTTAGGACCGGTGATTCGCGATCAACATAAAGAACGCACATTGCAGTACATCGAAACAGGTGAAAATGAAGGAGCCAAATTAGTGCGTGATGGCCGAGAAGATCAGAACATTCCGAATCAGGGATATTTTGTAGGACCGACGATTTTTGATGAAGTAACGAGCGAAATGAAAATCTGGCAGGATGAAATTTTCGCGCCAGTGCTGTCAATCAGCCGGGTGGAGAATCTTGAAGAAGCGGTACAGCTGACGAATCAGTCTCGGTTTGCGAATGGGGCTTGTCTGTTTACAAATGACGGCGGGCGTGTCCGTACATTCAGGGAAACGATTGATGCCGGGATGCTTGGTGTCAATATTGGAGTGCCCGCGCCAATGGCTTTCTTTCCGTTCTCAGGCTGGAAGGATTCCTTCTATGGTGATCTTCATGTCAACGGTCAGGATGGGGTGGAGTTCTATACACGTAAAAAAGTGATGACGACTCGTTGGGTATAA
- a CDS encoding aldehyde dehydrogenase family protein, translating to MDNLLMYVDGKWKASLSGKTIEFLDPSDQQPLGTIPRGEKADVDTAVSAARKAFESELWRTIKPHERGYILTEMANKIRLNKDELANLETSDVGKPLSQAYSDVEAAARYFEFYAGAADKIMGETIPIEDGIIDFTVRDPIGVTAHIIPWNYPIQISSRSTAAAIATGNTVVLKTAEDTSLTALKLAEYFHETNLPKGVFNVITGLGHEAGAALSTHPDVNHITFTGSVATGKQIMKSAAENIVPVTLELGGKSPNIVFADCNEEAALNGVVRSIIQNAGQTCSAGSRLLIEANYKDRFLSLLKEKFKKVTIGPGKDDYDLGPILSKGQFDKVSSFIEKAWEEGEVITGGERVNVKGFEGGYYLQPTIIDQISHESDIAQQEIFGPVLSTFSFEDEQKAVELANGTDYGLVTGIWTENIGKAHRIVDKVLAGQLFINNYGAGGGIQMPFGGYKRSGFGREKGLIALKNYTQLKNVAIKYK from the coding sequence ATGGATAATCTCTTGATGTATGTAGATGGGAAATGGAAAGCTAGTCTTTCTGGTAAGACCATCGAGTTTTTGGATCCTTCAGACCAACAACCGCTTGGGACTATTCCAAGAGGTGAGAAGGCTGATGTCGATACTGCCGTGTCAGCTGCAAGGAAAGCTTTCGAGAGTGAGCTTTGGCGAACCATAAAACCTCACGAAAGAGGCTATATATTAACGGAAATGGCTAACAAAATTAGGTTAAATAAAGATGAGCTAGCAAATCTCGAAACGTCAGATGTGGGAAAACCTTTATCGCAAGCTTATTCAGATGTAGAAGCTGCGGCAAGATATTTTGAATTTTATGCAGGAGCAGCTGATAAGATAATGGGGGAAACGATTCCTATAGAGGATGGAATCATTGATTTTACCGTTCGTGATCCAATTGGTGTTACCGCTCATATTATTCCTTGGAACTATCCGATTCAAATTAGCTCAAGAAGTACGGCAGCGGCTATAGCCACTGGGAATACAGTGGTTCTTAAAACAGCTGAAGATACGTCACTAACAGCATTAAAACTAGCAGAGTATTTTCACGAAACAAACTTACCAAAAGGAGTCTTCAATGTCATCACTGGACTGGGTCACGAGGCAGGGGCAGCCTTATCCACACATCCTGATGTAAACCACATTACTTTCACAGGTTCTGTGGCCACAGGTAAGCAAATTATGAAATCAGCTGCTGAAAATATTGTTCCAGTCACATTAGAGTTAGGGGGAAAGTCTCCTAATATTGTATTTGCAGACTGTAACGAAGAGGCAGCACTTAATGGTGTAGTGAGGTCTATTATTCAGAACGCAGGACAAACCTGTTCAGCTGGATCGAGGTTACTTATTGAAGCTAACTATAAAGATAGGTTTCTTTCTTTATTAAAAGAGAAATTTAAGAAAGTTACAATTGGACCTGGTAAAGATGATTATGATTTAGGACCGATTCTATCAAAAGGTCAATTTGATAAAGTCTCTTCTTTTATTGAAAAGGCTTGGGAGGAAGGAGAGGTTATAACAGGAGGAGAAAGGGTAAATGTAAAAGGTTTCGAAGGTGGTTATTATTTGCAGCCTACCATTATCGACCAGATATCACATGAGAGTGATATAGCTCAACAAGAGATTTTTGGTCCAGTTTTATCGACCTTTTCATTTGAAGATGAACAAAAGGCCGTTGAGTTAGCTAATGGTACCGACTATGGATTAGTGACCGGAATTTGGACTGAGAATATCGGGAAGGCTCACCGAATAGTAGACAAAGTTCTTGCAGGCCAATTATTTATTAATAACTATGGAGCGGGCGGGGGAATTCAAATGCCCTTTGGTGGGTATAAAAGAAGTGGCTTTGGCAGAGAGAAAGGGTTGATTGCATTGAAAAATTATACTCAATTGAAAAACGTAGCAATTAAATATAAATAG
- a CDS encoding sialidase, whose product MFRHPYEQPPYMPAYYYAPPQAYMRQQPSLQEVMQLLRTQHSNLYTQLEQAGMNRGIIDYVFSLAVSFTLNQADTSQSASQIYTQFQARIPWLNLFFRQFGIAPNVAQRILTRVIQITLDAIGGGGGQPQPGPGQGWSNWESLGGTLTSGPAAASWQPNRLDVFARGTGDRLYHKWWNGRQWSDWENLGGTLTSAPAAVSWGPNRIDVFVRGTDDSLYHKWWNGSQWSDWESLGGTLTSAPAVSSRRSNQLDVFVRGTNNRLYKKTWNGSRWEDWEDLGGSLSSAPAAVSWGPNRIDVFARGQNQNLIHKWWNGSNWSNWESLGGTLTSGPAVSSTRPNQLQVFVRGTNRNLYLRTWNGSMWSNWQNLGGSLNSEPAAVSWGPNRVDVFARGDNRELIHIYRGQ is encoded by the coding sequence ATGTTTAGACATCCATATGAGCAGCCCCCATACATGCCAGCTTATTACTACGCCCCGCCCCAAGCCTATATGCGCCAGCAGCCGAGTTTACAGGAAGTGATGCAGCTGCTTCGTACACAGCACAGCAACTTGTATACCCAGCTCGAGCAAGCAGGCATGAACCGTGGCATAATTGATTATGTATTTTCTCTTGCTGTCAGCTTTACGCTTAACCAGGCCGACACCAGCCAATCCGCCAGCCAAATCTACACCCAATTCCAAGCGCGGATCCCATGGCTGAACTTGTTCTTCAGACAATTTGGTATTGCCCCAAATGTCGCTCAGCGAATTTTGACCCGCGTCATTCAAATCACTCTGGATGCAATCGGAGGCGGCGGAGGGCAGCCACAACCAGGGCCGGGCCAAGGCTGGTCCAACTGGGAAAGTCTAGGAGGAACGCTGACGTCAGGACCCGCTGCAGCTTCGTGGCAGCCAAATCGACTTGACGTGTTCGCCAGAGGAACCGGAGATCGTCTGTATCACAAATGGTGGAACGGCCGCCAGTGGAGTGACTGGGAGAACCTTGGCGGCACCTTAACGTCAGCACCCGCAGCCGTGTCCTGGGGGCCTAATCGAATTGATGTATTCGTAAGAGGAACCGATGACAGCCTTTACCACAAATGGTGGAATGGCAGCCAGTGGAGTGACTGGGAAAGTCTCGGCGGTACGCTAACGAGTGCCCCTGCTGTTTCTTCCCGTCGTTCAAACCAGCTCGATGTCTTTGTCAGAGGCACCAACAACCGCCTGTATAAGAAAACATGGAATGGCTCGCGCTGGGAAGATTGGGAAGACCTCGGCGGCTCCCTATCCTCAGCACCCGCGGCCGTGTCCTGGGGACCGAACCGAATTGACGTCTTCGCCAGAGGGCAAAATCAAAACTTAATCCACAAATGGTGGAACGGTTCCAACTGGAGTAACTGGGAGAGTCTTGGCGGAACCTTAACATCAGGCCCTGCCGTTTCCTCCACACGACCAAATCAACTGCAAGTGTTCGTCCGTGGCACGAATCGAAACCTTTATCTTAGAACATGGAACGGCTCGATGTGGTCCAACTGGCAAAACCTTGGCGGATCATTGAATTCGGAGCCAGCCGCGGTGTCCTGGGGACCGAACCGGGTTGATGTGTTTGCGCGAGGAGATAATCGTGAGCTGATCCACATTTATCGTGGGCAGTAA
- a CDS encoding GntR family transcriptional regulator, with protein MLKYQQIANEIETYIKEHELQQSDKLPVLETLMTQFEASKSTITKSLDLLEKKGVVYQVRGSGIFVRRHKRKGYISLFSNQGFAKELEGYHLTSEAIELEVRKPTEEVAHNLNIGLDDDIYYVKRVRYINGQTLCLEESFYNKSIVTYLNKEIISDSIFNYISEGLGLKIGFSDLYLRADKLEEEEAKYLGLQKGDPKIYVESIFHLTNGQPFDFSKISYNYEQSHFLIQGTSHFL; from the coding sequence ATGTTAAAGTATCAACAAATTGCAAATGAAATTGAAACGTATATTAAAGAGCATGAACTTCAACAAAGCGATAAGCTGCCGGTATTAGAAACGCTAATGACTCAGTTTGAGGCGAGTAAGAGTACAATTACCAAGTCTTTAGATCTATTAGAAAAAAAGGGCGTTGTCTATCAAGTAAGAGGTAGTGGCATTTTTGTTAGAAGGCATAAAAGAAAAGGATATATTAGTCTATTCTCAAATCAAGGGTTTGCAAAGGAACTTGAAGGTTATCATTTAACATCAGAAGCGATTGAATTAGAAGTTAGAAAACCAACAGAAGAAGTGGCTCATAATTTAAATATTGGACTAGATGACGATATATATTATGTAAAACGGGTTCGTTATATAAACGGGCAAACCCTATGCCTAGAAGAATCCTTTTACAATAAATCAATCGTCACCTATTTAAATAAAGAAATTATCTCTGACTCCATATTTAATTATATTAGCGAAGGATTAGGTCTGAAGATCGGCTTTTCGGATTTATACCTTCGTGCCGATAAGCTTGAAGAGGAAGAAGCGAAGTATTTAGGTTTGCAAAAAGGGGACCCAAAAATTTACGTGGAAAGCATTTTTCATTTAACCAATGGGCAGCCATTTGACTTCTCAAAAATTTCCTATAACTATGAACAATCGCACTTTCTCATTCAAGGGACTAGTCATTTTTTATAA
- a CDS encoding metallophosphoesterase: MNQKDFNRRDFIKLGGMSTLALTLASTGGATGLFSGNTAYAAKNDHAKLQFNQDGKFKIVQFNDTQDDEHIDRRTIELMEKVLDSEKPDLVVLNGDNISIGCETPTEMKQAMNNVAQPMEQRSIKWAVTFGNHDEDSTPKSGLDEEDMLDVYISYKHNVNTRGPKDTTGTGNMNLLIKNSKGNKAAFNLWLLDSGRYAPKTIAGQDFSGYPTWDWLRFNQVSWYYETSKKIEQQWGRKVPSLVFIHIPLWEHRYMWFASVDGRTADDHAKAVKKHSITGERNEDECPGPFNSGLFSAMLERGDVKGVFCGHDHINTYAGNYYGIMLGYAGSTGFGAYGLSGSEKNRLRGARVFHLDENTEDGLVDTHMVFAKDYGIDLTANDQSIDPAPLEQRKNKGKVNNQ, translated from the coding sequence ATGAATCAAAAAGATTTCAACAGAAGGGATTTTATTAAATTAGGGGGAATGAGCACACTGGCATTAACACTGGCTTCTACAGGTGGGGCCACGGGATTGTTCAGTGGAAACACAGCTTATGCTGCAAAAAACGATCATGCAAAGCTTCAATTTAACCAGGATGGAAAGTTCAAAATTGTACAGTTTAACGATACCCAGGATGATGAACACATAGATCGCCGTACAATCGAGCTCATGGAAAAAGTGCTGGATTCAGAAAAACCGGATCTCGTTGTCCTTAACGGGGACAATATTTCGATTGGTTGTGAGACACCTACTGAAATGAAGCAAGCTATGAACAATGTTGCCCAACCAATGGAACAGCGCAGCATCAAATGGGCTGTGACATTTGGTAACCATGATGAGGATTCTACTCCAAAAAGCGGTCTTGACGAAGAAGATATGCTGGACGTTTACATATCCTACAAACATAATGTAAATACGCGTGGGCCAAAAGACACTACCGGAACCGGGAATATGAATCTTCTTATTAAAAACTCCAAAGGCAATAAGGCAGCCTTCAACCTTTGGCTGCTGGATAGTGGCAGATATGCTCCAAAAACGATTGCCGGCCAGGACTTTTCAGGTTACCCGACATGGGACTGGCTCCGCTTTAACCAGGTAAGCTGGTATTATGAAACATCAAAGAAAATCGAACAGCAATGGGGACGTAAGGTGCCTTCCCTTGTCTTCATCCATATCCCTCTCTGGGAACATAGGTATATGTGGTTCGCAAGTGTTGACGGAAGAACCGCAGATGACCATGCCAAAGCTGTGAAAAAGCACAGCATCACTGGTGAAAGAAATGAGGATGAGTGCCCTGGTCCGTTTAATAGCGGCCTGTTTTCAGCGATGCTTGAGAGAGGGGATGTCAAAGGAGTCTTTTGCGGCCATGACCACATCAATACATACGCAGGCAATTATTACGGCATTATGCTCGGCTATGCCGGCAGCACAGGTTTTGGCGCATACGGCTTATCAGGGTCTGAAAAGAATAGGCTGCGCGGTGCCAGAGTATTTCATTTAGATGAAAACACAGAAGATGGTCTGGTGGATACTCACATGGTTTTTGCTAAAGACTATGGAATAGACTTAACTGCTAACGATCAGAGTATTGACCCAGCACCGCTTGAACAAAGAAAGAATAAAGGTAAAGTAAATAATCAGTGA